A DNA window from Bos mutus isolate GX-2022 chromosome 11, NWIPB_WYAK_1.1, whole genome shotgun sequence contains the following coding sequences:
- the CMPK2 gene encoding UMP-CMP kinase 2, mitochondrial: protein MTFGRHPRARRLLARLSGRRRGACARAMEPPRCFALELPGCTLAHFAVGELAPGARPDPRVAALLGPPGRSYSLSVPETGGVGARVRAARLHQHLRQQLRRGPFQRCELRRLLGYRPDGGAGALQHGFLLRDPRDSPDTRQALLELLDACPEAPRPLLAEFSGDRLCQLWQRPWERRDGRGWRQLGGERVGPAPEPALHPVVPDLPSAGVFPHREAACAVLEACTSFIPEAREVLDLVDQCPEQVQKGRFPVIVIEGLDATGKTTVTQSVSDSLKAVLLKSPPSCISQWRKIFDDEPTIIRRAFYSLGNYIVASEIAKESTKSPVVVDRYWHSTATYAIATEVSGGLQHLPPIHHPIYQWPRDLLKPDLILLLTVSPEERMQRIEGRGMEKTREEAELETNSIFRQKVEVCYQRMENPGCHVVDASPSREKVLQMVLSVIQNNCNYL from the exons ATGACCTTCGGCCGCCACCCGCGAGCGCGGCGTCTGCTCGCGCGCCTATCGGGCCGGCGGCGCGGGGCCTGCGCTCGGGCCATGGAGCCGCCGCGCTGCTTCGCGCTGGAGCTGCCGGGCTGCACCTTGGCGCACTTCGCGGTGGGCGAGCTGGCCCCGGGCGCGCGCCCCGACCCCCGCGTGGCCGCCCTCCTGGGCCCCCCAGGCCGCAGCTACTCGCTGAGCGTGCCGGAGACCGGGGGCGTGGGGGCCCGGGTGCGCGCGGCCCGGCTTCATCAGCACCTGCGGCAGCAGCTGCGGCGCGGCCCCTTCCAGCGGTGCGAGCTGCGCCGGCTGCTGGGCTACCGCCCGGACGGCGGCGCCGGGGCCCTGCAGCACGGCTTCCTGCTCCGCGACCCCCGCGACAGCCCCGACACCCGGCAAGCGCTGCTGGAGCTGCTGGACGCCTGCCCCGAGGCCCCGCGCCCGCTCCTGGCCGAGTTCTCCGGGGACCGGCTCTGCCAGCTGTGGCAGCGCCCCTGGGAGCGGCGGGACGGCCGGGGCTGGCGGCAGCTGGGCGGCGAGCGCGTGGGGCCCGCGCCGGAGCCCGCGCTGCACCCGGTGGTGCCCGACCTGCCCAGCGCGGGGGTCTTCCCGCACCGGGAGGCCGCCTGCGCCGTCTTGGAGGCG TGCACGTCCTTCATTCCTGAAGCCCGAGAGGTGCTCGACCTGGTGGACCAGTGCCCAGAGCAGGTCCAGAAAGGGAGGTTCCCCGTCATTGTCATTGAGGGCCTGGATGCCACAG GTAAAACCACCGTGACCCAGTCAGTTTCAGATTCACTCAAGGCTGTTCTCTTGAAGTCACCACCCTCTTGCATCAGCCAGTGGAGGAAAATCTTTGATGATGAACCAACTATCATTAGAAGAGCTTTTTACTCTTTGGGCAATTATATCGTGGCTTCTGAAATAGCTAAAGAATCTACCAAATCGCCTGTGGTTGTCGACAG GTACTGGCATAGCACGGCCACCTATGCCATAGCCACTGAGGTGAGTGGGGGCCTCCAGCACCTGCCCCCCATCCATCACCCTATATACCAGTGGCCCAGGGACCTGCTCAAACCCGACCTGATTCTGCTGCTCACCGTGAGCCCCGAGGAGAGGATGCAGAGGATTGAGGGCCGAGGCATGGAGAAGACCAGAGAGGAGGCTGAGCTGGAGACCAACAGCATATTTCGTCAAAA GGTAGAAGTGTGCTACCAGCGGATGGAGAACCCCGGCTGCCACGTGGTGGATGCCAGCCCGTCACGAGAAAAGGTCCTCCAGATGGTGTTAAGTGTAATCCAAAATAATTGCAATTACTTGTAG